A region of Cumulibacter manganitolerans DNA encodes the following proteins:
- a CDS encoding FdrA family protein, producing MAEHIEVRSGVYFDSVTLLRISQSARLAAGISDAQVAMATGLNVDLARGMGFAVPEGITPNDLLITLRGADEAAIEAGIAAFETAVADALAAGRTAGGLGSGPTPRSVRAAADARPDASLVLLSVPGPAVLGEALDAIGAGRHVMIFSDNVPVRDEIALKDAAEQAGVLVMGPDCGTAIVGGVGLGFANVLAEHDGAGVGVVAASGTGAQQLTCLLDDAGVGISHVLGVGGRDLSEAVGGRSALRALRMLDEDPATARIVLISKPPHPAVARAVTEAAERLSTPVSLILLGEGRPTISDGAAAVLRDLGREVPTWRTWRAPAAAGPGVLRGLFSGGTLADEAMLVAGARLGDIRSNIPLRPELALPAAAAANGVPRLAGLGHVVVDLGDDELTRGRPHPMIDPGLKLELIRAAAANPEVSVILLDVVLGHGAEPDPAATLAPVLRDAVGAAGRPLAVVVSLCGTDADPQGRERQAQALAAAGAAVYASNAEAARAAAAIAAGSEGAAT from the coding sequence ATGGCTGAGCACATCGAGGTCCGCAGCGGCGTCTACTTCGACTCGGTGACCCTGCTGCGGATCAGCCAGTCGGCGCGGCTCGCCGCGGGGATCTCCGACGCGCAGGTCGCGATGGCGACCGGCCTCAACGTCGATCTGGCCCGCGGCATGGGGTTCGCCGTCCCCGAGGGGATCACCCCCAACGACCTGCTGATCACGCTGCGTGGTGCCGACGAGGCGGCGATCGAGGCCGGCATCGCCGCCTTCGAGACCGCGGTCGCCGACGCCCTCGCAGCGGGCCGCACCGCGGGCGGCCTCGGCTCCGGGCCGACGCCGCGCTCGGTGCGCGCCGCCGCCGACGCCCGGCCCGACGCCTCCCTCGTGCTGCTCTCCGTGCCCGGGCCGGCGGTGCTCGGCGAGGCGCTGGACGCCATCGGCGCCGGGCGGCACGTGATGATCTTCAGCGACAACGTGCCGGTCCGCGACGAGATCGCACTCAAGGACGCGGCCGAGCAGGCCGGCGTCCTGGTGATGGGTCCGGACTGCGGTACCGCCATCGTCGGCGGCGTCGGCCTCGGATTCGCCAACGTGCTCGCCGAGCACGACGGCGCCGGCGTCGGCGTGGTGGCCGCCTCGGGCACCGGCGCCCAGCAGCTGACCTGCCTGCTCGACGACGCCGGGGTGGGGATCTCGCACGTCCTCGGTGTCGGCGGCCGCGACCTGTCGGAGGCGGTCGGCGGCCGGAGCGCCCTGCGCGCGCTGCGGATGCTCGACGAGGATCCGGCCACCGCGCGGATCGTGCTGATCTCCAAGCCGCCGCACCCCGCGGTGGCGCGGGCCGTCACCGAGGCCGCCGAGCGGCTCAGCACGCCGGTGAGCCTGATCCTGCTCGGCGAGGGCCGCCCGACCATCAGCGACGGCGCCGCCGCGGTGCTGCGCGACCTCGGCCGCGAGGTGCCGACCTGGCGGACGTGGCGCGCGCCGGCCGCCGCCGGCCCCGGCGTCCTTCGCGGGCTGTTCTCCGGCGGCACCCTCGCCGACGAGGCGATGCTCGTCGCGGGCGCCCGGCTCGGCGACATCCGCTCCAACATCCCGCTGCGGCCCGAGCTGGCGCTCCCGGCCGCCGCCGCCGCGAACGGCGTCCCGCGGCTGGCCGGCCTCGGCCACGTCGTGGTGGACCTCGGCGACGACGAGCTCACCCGCGGGCGGCCCCACCCGATGATCGACCCCGGCCTCAAGCTCGAGCTGATCCGCGCCGCCGCCGCGAATCCGGAGGTCTCGGTGATCCTGCTGGACGTCGTCCTCGGCCACGGCGCCGAGCCCGACCCGGCGGCCACCCTGGCCCCGGTCCTGCGGGACGCCGTCGGCGCGGCGGGCCGCCCGCTGGCGGTGGTCGTGTCGCTGTGCGGCACGGACGCCGATCCGCAGGGCCGCGAGCGGCAGGCACAGGCCCTCGCCGCGGCCGGCGCGGCCGTGTACGCCTCCAACGCCGAGGCGGCGCGGGCGGCGGCCGCGATCGCCGCCGGATCCGAAGGAGCAGCGACGTGA
- the rplT gene encoding 50S ribosomal protein L20, with the protein MARVKRAVNAHKKRRSILEQASGYRGQRSRLYRKAKEQVLHSATYSYRDRKAKKGDFRQLWIQRINAGARANGMTYNRFIQGLKAAGVEVDRKILADLAATDEAAFAALVEVARANVPAQATPAA; encoded by the coding sequence ATGGCACGTGTAAAGAGGGCCGTCAACGCCCACAAGAAGCGCCGCTCGATCCTCGAGCAGGCCAGCGGCTACCGCGGGCAGCGCTCGCGGCTGTACCGCAAGGCCAAGGAGCAGGTGCTGCACTCGGCGACCTACTCCTACCGCGATCGCAAGGCGAAGAAGGGCGACTTCCGCCAGCTGTGGATCCAGCGCATCAACGCCGGCGCCCGCGCCAACGGCATGACCTACAACCGCTTCATCCAGGGCCTGAAGGCCGCCGGTGTCGAGGTCGACCGCAAGATCCTCGCCGACCTGGCCGCCACCGACGAAGCCGCGTTCGCGGCCCTCGTCGAGGTCGCGCGGGCCAACGTCCCGGCGCAGGCCACGCCCGCCGCCTAG
- a CDS encoding dihydrolipoyl dehydrogenase family protein, whose translation MSDAYDFVVVGAGPVGENVAQYATQGSDRTAVLIERELVGGECSYYACMPSKALLRPVDLADVTAHVGGVRAATLDVDATLRRRDEWVHGYDDASQVSWAEDAGIDVVRGDARVTGEREVTITLPDGGARRITAREAVVVAAGSEPVIPGEYDGVHPWTSRDATGVREVPARLAIVGGGVVACEAARWLRALGSDVTMLVRDRRLLARTEQFAGDLVAEALRSSGVDVRFGAEVRDVRRDAAEATGLGRLHGGPVTLRVGGGDLVVDEVLVATGRRPRRPVDVDADGASAWLHWVGDASGEAPLTHWGKYRARVLGEQLAARAAGRAQPAVPDDVPVPQVVFTDPQVAAVGATLAEAQRRGSARAVDVPLTSVAGAALIRDDLVGQARLVVDADDRLVGATFVGPEVAELLHAATVAIVGKLSLDVLWHAVPSYPTASEVWLRLLEAARG comes from the coding sequence ATGAGCGACGCATACGACTTCGTTGTGGTGGGTGCCGGCCCGGTGGGCGAGAACGTCGCGCAGTATGCGACCCAGGGATCGGACCGCACCGCCGTGCTGATCGAGCGCGAGCTGGTCGGCGGCGAGTGCTCGTACTACGCCTGCATGCCGAGCAAGGCGCTGCTGCGGCCGGTCGACCTCGCTGACGTCACCGCGCACGTCGGCGGCGTCCGGGCGGCCACGCTGGACGTCGACGCCACGCTGCGGCGCCGCGACGAGTGGGTGCACGGCTACGACGACGCCTCCCAGGTGTCGTGGGCCGAGGACGCCGGCATCGACGTCGTGCGTGGCGACGCGCGGGTCACCGGCGAGCGCGAGGTGACGATCACGCTGCCGGACGGTGGCGCGCGGCGGATCACCGCCCGGGAGGCGGTCGTCGTCGCCGCCGGCAGCGAGCCGGTGATCCCCGGCGAGTACGACGGCGTCCACCCCTGGACGTCGCGGGACGCGACCGGCGTCCGGGAGGTACCCGCCCGGCTGGCCATCGTCGGTGGCGGGGTCGTCGCCTGCGAGGCGGCGCGGTGGCTGCGCGCCCTCGGCAGCGACGTCACGATGCTGGTGCGCGACCGGCGGCTGCTGGCCCGCACCGAGCAGTTCGCCGGCGACCTGGTCGCCGAGGCGCTGCGCTCCTCGGGCGTCGACGTGCGCTTCGGTGCCGAGGTGCGCGACGTCCGCCGCGATGCTGCCGAGGCGACGGGGCTCGGCCGGCTGCACGGCGGCCCGGTCACGCTCCGCGTCGGCGGCGGCGACCTCGTGGTCGACGAGGTGCTGGTGGCGACGGGGCGCCGCCCGCGGCGGCCGGTCGACGTCGACGCCGACGGCGCGTCCGCGTGGCTGCACTGGGTCGGCGACGCGAGCGGCGAGGCCCCGCTGACCCACTGGGGCAAGTACCGCGCCCGGGTGCTCGGCGAGCAGCTGGCGGCGCGCGCCGCCGGACGCGCGCAGCCGGCCGTCCCGGACGACGTGCCGGTGCCGCAGGTCGTGTTCACCGATCCGCAGGTCGCCGCCGTCGGGGCGACGCTGGCGGAGGCTCAGCGGCGCGGCTCCGCGCGCGCCGTCGACGTACCGCTGACGTCGGTCGCGGGCGCCGCGCTGATCCGCGACGACCTCGTCGGGCAGGCTCGGCTGGTCGTCGACGCGGACGACCGCCTCGTCGGGGCGACGTTCGTCGGGCCGGAGGTCGCCGAGCTGCTGCACGCGGCGACGGTGGCGATCGTCGGGAAGCTGTCGCTCGACGTCCTGTGGCACGCGGTTCCGAGCTACCCGACGGCCAGCGAGGTCTGGCTGCGGCTGCTGGAGGCTGCCCGCGGCTAG
- a CDS encoding TrmH family RNA methyltransferase — protein MPLNHQQPGPTATVRSARVVAARKLLRRAVRRSEGAFLADGPQAVREALRFHSPNGGIGADHPVYGDVGAKPTGGPAGRGGVVQVREVYVDAEHAERHADLLALADRAGVRVLPCEPKAIASLSEAVTPQGIVARCAVLDVPLDRVCAGAPRLLAVPVDVRDPGNLGTIIRCADASGADGVAILGDSVDLYNSKTVRATAGSIFHLPIAFEHDAAAAIGALRAAGLQVIATEGEASTDLDDFIDAGGLAAPTAWLFGNEAHGLADEVAALADVRLRIPIRGMAESLNLSTAAAICLFASARAHR, from the coding sequence TTGCCACTGAACCACCAGCAACCCGGGCCGACCGCCACCGTGCGGTCGGCCCGGGTTGTTGCTGCGCGCAAGCTGCTGCGGCGCGCCGTACGCCGCAGCGAAGGGGCGTTCCTCGCCGACGGGCCGCAGGCCGTCCGTGAGGCGCTGCGCTTCCACTCGCCGAATGGTGGGATCGGCGCCGACCATCCCGTCTACGGTGACGTCGGCGCCAAGCCCACCGGTGGTCCGGCGGGGCGCGGCGGTGTCGTCCAGGTGCGCGAGGTGTACGTCGACGCCGAGCACGCCGAGCGGCACGCCGACCTGCTGGCGCTCGCCGATCGGGCCGGTGTCCGGGTCTTGCCGTGCGAGCCGAAGGCGATAGCGTCGCTGTCCGAGGCGGTCACCCCGCAGGGCATCGTCGCGCGCTGCGCGGTCCTCGACGTCCCGCTCGATCGGGTGTGCGCGGGCGCGCCCCGGTTGCTCGCGGTACCGGTCGACGTCCGCGACCCCGGCAACCTGGGCACCATCATCCGGTGCGCCGACGCCTCCGGGGCGGACGGCGTCGCGATCCTCGGTGACAGCGTCGACCTCTACAACTCCAAGACCGTCCGCGCGACCGCCGGTTCGATCTTCCACCTGCCGATCGCGTTCGAGCACGACGCCGCCGCGGCGATCGGCGCGCTGCGCGCGGCCGGGCTGCAGGTGATCGCGACCGAGGGCGAGGCATCGACGGATCTCGATGACTTCATCGACGCCGGGGGACTCGCCGCGCCGACCGCCTGGCTGTTCGGCAACGAGGCACACGGGCTGGCCGACGAGGTCGCCGCGCTCGCCGATGTACGGCTGCGGATCCCGATCCGCGGCATGGCGGAGTCGCTCAACCTCTCGACGGCCGCGGCCATCTGCCTGTTCGCCTCGGCCCGCGCGCACCGCTGA
- a CDS encoding PH domain-containing protein produces MPTEDPLEARYSDEPLELIARPRKLIIWSVIAAVVIVVTFVVMGVLLKQSEAGTIFTLSDQIGIGGIGVILAAGALMFTRPRVWANSERIKVRNVFTTKSLPWGVIRDVGVSQGSAWGILDLHDDDRLSMLGLQVADGQRAVDAMRRLRQLHAAALHTGTEDDA; encoded by the coding sequence GTGCCCACTGAAGATCCCCTGGAAGCCCGGTACTCCGACGAGCCGCTCGAGCTGATCGCTCGGCCCCGCAAGCTGATCATCTGGTCGGTGATCGCGGCGGTGGTCATCGTCGTGACGTTCGTGGTGATGGGGGTGCTGCTCAAGCAGTCCGAGGCCGGCACCATCTTCACGCTGTCCGACCAGATCGGCATCGGCGGCATCGGGGTGATCCTGGCCGCCGGTGCGCTCATGTTCACCCGGCCCCGGGTGTGGGCCAACAGCGAGCGGATCAAGGTCCGCAACGTGTTCACCACCAAGTCGCTGCCGTGGGGCGTCATCCGCGACGTCGGCGTGTCGCAGGGCTCGGCGTGGGGGATCCTCGACCTGCACGACGACGACCGGCTCTCCATGCTCGGCCTGCAGGTGGCCGACGGGCAGCGCGCCGTCGACGCCATGCGTCGGCTGCGCCAGCTGCACGCGGCGGCGCTGCACACCGGTACCGAGGACGACGCGTGA
- a CDS encoding AAA family ATPase, whose product MPTYDLSAIADQLAAHRIPGSPLVVALDGPSGAGKSRLSRRIAKALGPSTVVRMDHVVPGWDGLEESVRLIRPVLARLRAGRPATYRTWDWARDGWGAELHRSPAGTVVLEGCGSGARSLADLVDALVWVEAPPQLRRDRAIERDGPSYAANWARWARQEEAHFAANATRERADVIIDGRYPVR is encoded by the coding sequence GTGCCGACGTACGACCTGAGCGCGATCGCGGACCAGCTCGCCGCGCACCGCATCCCGGGCAGCCCGCTCGTGGTGGCGCTCGACGGGCCCTCGGGGGCCGGCAAGAGCCGGCTGTCGCGGCGCATCGCCAAGGCGCTCGGCCCGAGCACCGTCGTGCGGATGGACCACGTCGTCCCCGGCTGGGACGGCCTCGAGGAGTCGGTGCGCCTCATCCGCCCGGTCCTCGCGCGCCTGCGGGCGGGCCGCCCCGCGACGTACCGCACGTGGGACTGGGCGCGCGACGGCTGGGGCGCCGAGCTGCACCGCTCCCCCGCCGGCACCGTTGTCCTCGAGGGCTGCGGCAGCGGCGCGCGCTCCCTCGCCGACCTCGTCGACGCGCTGGTGTGGGTCGAGGCACCACCGCAGCTGCGCCGCGACCGGGCGATCGAGCGGGACGGCCCGTCCTACGCGGCGAACTGGGCGCGGTGGGCCCGGCAGGAGGAGGCGCACTTCGCGGCGAACGCCACCCGCGAGCGCGCCGACGTGATCATCGACGGCCGCTACCCGGTGCGCTGA
- the rpmI gene encoding 50S ribosomal protein L35, with protein MPKQKTHKGTAKRVRVTGSGKLVRERSNRQHKFEYKTSTRKRRLDGIEVLSPADTKRIKKMLGK; from the coding sequence ATGCCAAAGCAGAAGACCCACAAGGGCACCGCCAAGCGCGTACGCGTGACCGGTTCGGGCAAGCTCGTCCGCGAGCGTTCCAACCGCCAGCACAAGTTCGAGTACAAGACCTCGACCCGCAAGCGCCGCCTCGACGGCATCGAGGTGCTCAGCCCCGCTGACACCAAGCGCATCAAGAAGATGCTGGGCAAGTAG
- a CDS encoding amidase family protein, protein MNADIVYDSASSLVARMARKELSAREVLDAHLARIDDVNGRVNAIVTLVPEIAYEKARLADEAIAGGTLLGPLHGLPIAHKDNHLTAGIRTTFGSRSRAGYVPDSTDLTVARLQAAGCVTIGKTNIPEFVAGGNTFNDVFGVTRNPYDLRLTAGGSSGGAAAALAAGMAPLADGNDFGGSLRLPAGYCNVVGFRTSAGRVPVWPAADGLLGLSVHGPMARSVDDVALMLSVIAGPSRLAPNSLETPGAAFAQVPEDGLRGRRIAYSPDLGGAIAVEPDIAALVEKAAQSCRAAGAEVVEDCPDLTGAAAAFRTLRAWAFEAGMGAHLDAHRDVVRPSLYENMARGRDLTGPEVGAAALARTALFHRMREFLERYDGLLLPVAPLGAFDCEQEFPTIVADTAMPDYLGWMESCFDVTVTGHPAIAVPAGFTPAGSPAGVQLVGRHRDELGVLAMAKAFEAVTGYGQTRPDL, encoded by the coding sequence ATGAACGCCGACATCGTCTACGACTCGGCGAGCAGCCTCGTCGCTCGGATGGCGCGCAAGGAGCTCTCGGCGCGGGAGGTCCTCGATGCGCACCTCGCTCGCATCGATGACGTCAACGGCCGCGTCAACGCGATCGTCACGCTGGTGCCGGAGATCGCCTACGAGAAGGCGCGGCTGGCGGATGAGGCGATCGCTGGCGGCACGCTGCTCGGGCCGCTGCACGGGCTGCCCATCGCGCACAAGGACAACCACCTGACGGCCGGGATCCGCACCACCTTCGGATCCCGCTCGCGCGCCGGCTACGTCCCGGACTCGACGGACCTCACGGTCGCCCGCCTGCAGGCCGCCGGCTGCGTGACGATCGGGAAGACGAACATCCCGGAGTTCGTCGCGGGCGGCAACACCTTCAACGACGTCTTCGGCGTCACCCGCAACCCGTACGACCTGCGGCTCACTGCCGGTGGGTCCTCCGGGGGCGCCGCCGCGGCGCTGGCTGCGGGGATGGCGCCGCTGGCGGACGGCAACGACTTCGGCGGCTCGTTGCGGCTGCCCGCCGGGTACTGCAACGTCGTCGGGTTCCGCACGTCGGCCGGCCGGGTGCCGGTGTGGCCGGCCGCCGACGGGCTGCTCGGGCTGTCGGTGCACGGGCCGATGGCCCGCTCGGTGGACGACGTCGCGCTCATGCTGTCGGTGATCGCGGGGCCGTCGCGGCTGGCGCCGAACTCGCTGGAGACGCCGGGCGCGGCGTTCGCGCAGGTCCCCGAGGACGGGCTGCGCGGCAGGCGCATCGCGTACTCGCCCGACCTCGGTGGCGCGATCGCGGTGGAACCCGACATCGCCGCCCTCGTCGAGAAGGCCGCGCAATCCTGCCGCGCCGCCGGCGCGGAGGTCGTCGAGGACTGCCCGGACCTCACCGGGGCGGCCGCGGCGTTCCGCACGCTGCGGGCCTGGGCGTTCGAGGCCGGCATGGGCGCGCACCTCGACGCGCACCGCGACGTCGTCCGCCCGTCGCTGTACGAGAACATGGCCCGCGGCCGGGACCTCACCGGTCCCGAGGTCGGCGCGGCCGCGCTCGCCCGTACCGCGCTGTTCCACCGGATGCGGGAGTTCCTCGAGCGGTACGACGGCCTGCTGCTGCCGGTCGCGCCGCTGGGCGCCTTCGACTGCGAGCAGGAGTTCCCGACGATCGTCGCCGACACCGCGATGCCGGACTACCTCGGCTGGATGGAGTCGTGCTTCGACGTCACCGTCACCGGGCACCCGGCGATCGCCGTCCCGGCCGGGTTCACGCCCGCCGGCTCGCCGGCCGGCGTCCAGCTCGTCGGGCGGCACCGCGACGAGCTCGGCGTGCTGGCGATGGCGAAGGCGTTCGAGGCGGTCACCGGCTACGGGCAGACCCGCCCGGACCTGTAG
- a CDS encoding DUF2877 domain-containing protein: MRSSVAHRIPSTTRVASAARSARALLVPGDVLGRVHSFAHTHLYAGCRGLVAVTDRTASHSVCAVRVDPQTFADLATATYLDVQAQALVSGQLAIEVRRTWDTRVRAMRRPPERIPGELWTALHSSRHALPLSTELQPAALVGRGEGLTPSGDDLLCGVLAAAHAWSGPDEVSRLWQRIVPHLAGTTDLSAQFLRSAYEGHVAGELRELLIGLARGPWRPAYDDLLRLGHSSGADLAHGVLLHLETLAGAPRGRAATAVDG, translated from the coding sequence GTGCGCTCCAGCGTCGCCCACCGCATCCCCTCGACCACCCGGGTCGCGAGCGCCGCCCGGTCGGCGCGCGCGCTGCTGGTGCCCGGCGACGTGCTGGGCCGCGTGCACAGCTTCGCGCACACCCACCTGTACGCGGGGTGCCGCGGCCTGGTGGCCGTCACCGACCGGACGGCGAGCCACTCGGTGTGCGCCGTGCGCGTCGACCCGCAGACCTTCGCCGACCTCGCCACCGCCACCTACCTCGACGTCCAGGCGCAGGCGCTGGTGAGCGGCCAGCTGGCCATCGAGGTCCGCCGCACGTGGGACACCCGGGTGCGTGCCATGCGGCGGCCGCCCGAGCGCATCCCCGGCGAGCTGTGGACCGCGCTGCACTCGTCCCGGCACGCGCTCCCGCTGTCGACGGAGCTGCAGCCGGCTGCGCTGGTCGGCCGCGGTGAGGGCCTGACGCCGTCCGGCGACGACCTGCTGTGCGGCGTGCTCGCCGCAGCGCACGCGTGGAGCGGACCGGACGAGGTGTCGCGCCTCTGGCAGCGCATCGTCCCGCACCTCGCCGGGACGACCGACCTGTCCGCCCAGTTCCTGCGCTCGGCGTACGAGGGCCACGTGGCCGGCGAGCTGCGCGAGCTGCTGATCGGGCTGGCCCGCGGGCCGTGGCGCCCGGCGTACGACGACCTGCTGCGCCTGGGCCACAGCTCCGGCGCCGACCTCGCCCATGGGGTGCTGCTGCACCTGGAGACCCTCGCGGGCGCGCCCCGCGGCCGCGCCGCCACGGCCGTCGATGGCTGA
- the infC gene encoding translation initiation factor IF-3 has product MSVEPRINDRIRVPEVRLVGPEGEQVGIVKIEDALRLAQEADLDLVEVAPDSRPPVCKLMDYGKFKYEAAQKAREARRNQSLTVIKEMKLRPKIDQHDYDTKKGHVVRFLKAGDKVKITIMFRGREQSRPELGFRLLQKLANDIEELGFVESAPKLDGRNMIMVVAPHRSNATRKNPQKAAPPAPANPKTDAGSAQAQ; this is encoded by the coding sequence ATCAGCGTAGAGCCACGTATCAACGATCGCATCCGTGTTCCTGAGGTGCGGCTTGTCGGCCCCGAGGGCGAACAGGTCGGCATCGTCAAGATCGAGGACGCGCTTCGCCTTGCCCAGGAAGCAGATCTCGACCTCGTCGAGGTCGCTCCCGACAGCCGCCCGCCGGTCTGCAAGCTCATGGACTACGGAAAGTTCAAGTATGAGGCCGCGCAGAAGGCCCGCGAGGCTCGTCGTAACCAGTCGCTGACGGTCATCAAGGAGATGAAGCTCCGCCCGAAGATCGATCAGCACGACTACGACACGAAGAAGGGCCACGTCGTCCGTTTCCTGAAGGCGGGGGACAAGGTCAAGATCACCATCATGTTCCGCGGTCGCGAGCAGTCGCGTCCCGAGCTGGGCTTCCGCCTGCTGCAGAAGCTGGCCAACGACATCGAGGAGCTCGGCTTCGTCGAGTCGGCCCCGAAGCTGGACGGCCGGAACATGATCATGGTGGTGGCCCCGCACCGCTCCAACGCCACCCGCAAGAACCCGCAGAAGGCCGCCCCGCCGGCCCCCGCGAACCCCAAGACTGACGCCGGCTCGGCGCAAGCGCAGTAG
- a CDS encoding SseB family protein — protein MIGAEGPDGARPLPHSLAKSADDGLPDPELEAALYAWATAEGDTAAHQRAVVEAFRKARVYVPAVAPEPDKLGMIALRREDGMTAVAAFTGIDRLVAWRPDARPLPHVGAVVASMAADEGHLVCMLDIDGPITATLPIANLLDD, from the coding sequence GTGATCGGCGCCGAGGGCCCCGACGGCGCGCGCCCGCTGCCGCACAGCCTCGCGAAGTCCGCGGACGACGGCCTCCCCGACCCCGAGCTGGAGGCGGCGCTGTACGCGTGGGCGACCGCGGAGGGCGACACGGCGGCGCACCAGCGGGCCGTCGTCGAGGCGTTCCGCAAGGCGCGGGTGTACGTGCCGGCGGTCGCGCCCGAGCCGGACAAGCTCGGCATGATCGCGCTGCGCCGCGAGGACGGCATGACCGCGGTCGCGGCCTTCACCGGCATCGACCGGCTGGTCGCCTGGCGTCCGGACGCGCGTCCGCTGCCGCACGTCGGCGCGGTCGTCGCGTCGATGGCCGCCGACGAGGGCCACCTGGTGTGCATGCTGGACATCGACGGGCCGATCACCGCCACCCTCCCGATCGCGAACCTGCTCGACGACTAG
- a CDS encoding YlbE family protein: MNEPASVLRTPPAVITAGVDLLAQTLRDQAVDVVPVDFTPPAFDDPAVADALATVLADPRRAQANAEAVRRMSDVRAMIVDVVRAGDELGMREGEFFHAGPPITWERASGPMRGGLIGAMIFEGLAADAEEAERRLAAGDGLTWSPCHDHDAVGPMAGIVSPSMYLFKLRDTSTGNTAYCSLNEGLGKVLRYGAYNDEVIARLRWMADVLGPVLQAAVRATGPIDATAIVGQMVQMGDEGHNRNRAGTLMLLREILPALVSSGFPSADIAEVCRFVGANDHFFLNVVMPTGKLMGMAASGIPGSSVVTVMCRNGTDFGIQVSGTGDRWFTGPAGTPVGLFLAGYGEDDANPDIGDSAITETMGIGGMVMATAPAIVRLVGGAVPDALETTARMYEITEGENPAFAVPILEFRGAPTGIDVTRVLRTGILPQINTGMAGRVAGTGQVGAGLVNPPRECFTAAVLALAERVGR, encoded by the coding sequence GTGAACGAGCCCGCATCTGTCCTGCGCACGCCCCCGGCCGTCATCACCGCCGGCGTCGACCTGCTGGCCCAGACCCTCCGCGACCAGGCCGTCGACGTCGTCCCGGTCGACTTCACCCCGCCCGCGTTCGACGACCCCGCGGTCGCCGACGCGCTCGCGACCGTGCTGGCCGACCCGCGACGCGCGCAGGCGAACGCCGAGGCGGTCCGCCGGATGAGCGACGTTCGCGCGATGATCGTCGACGTCGTCCGGGCCGGTGACGAGCTGGGCATGCGGGAGGGCGAGTTCTTCCACGCGGGACCGCCGATCACCTGGGAGCGCGCGTCCGGACCGATGCGCGGCGGCCTGATCGGCGCGATGATCTTCGAGGGGCTCGCCGCGGACGCCGAGGAGGCCGAGCGGCGGCTGGCGGCCGGTGACGGCCTCACGTGGTCGCCGTGCCACGACCACGACGCGGTCGGCCCGATGGCCGGCATCGTCTCGCCGAGCATGTACCTGTTCAAGCTGCGCGACACCTCGACCGGCAACACGGCGTACTGCTCGCTCAACGAGGGCCTGGGCAAGGTGCTGCGGTACGGCGCGTACAACGACGAGGTGATCGCCCGGCTGCGCTGGATGGCCGACGTGCTCGGCCCGGTCCTGCAGGCCGCCGTGCGCGCCACCGGACCCATCGACGCCACCGCGATCGTCGGGCAGATGGTGCAGATGGGCGACGAGGGGCACAACCGCAACCGCGCCGGCACGCTGATGCTGCTGCGCGAGATCCTGCCGGCCCTCGTCTCGAGCGGCTTCCCGAGCGCCGACATCGCCGAGGTGTGCCGGTTCGTCGGCGCCAACGACCACTTCTTCCTCAACGTGGTCATGCCGACCGGCAAGCTCATGGGCATGGCGGCCTCCGGCATCCCGGGCTCGTCGGTGGTGACCGTGATGTGCCGCAATGGGACCGACTTCGGCATCCAGGTCTCCGGGACCGGCGACCGGTGGTTCACCGGCCCGGCAGGAACCCCGGTCGGGCTGTTCCTCGCGGGGTACGGCGAGGACGACGCCAACCCGGACATCGGCGACTCGGCGATCACCGAGACGATGGGCATCGGCGGCATGGTGATGGCCACCGCGCCCGCGATCGTCCGGCTGGTCGGGGGCGCCGTCCCCGACGCGCTGGAGACGACCGCGCGCATGTACGAGATCACCGAGGGCGAGAACCCCGCGTTCGCCGTGCCGATCCTGGAGTTCCGCGGCGCACCGACCGGCATCGACGTCACGCGGGTGCTGCGCACCGGCATCCTGCCGCAGATCAACACCGGCATGGCCGGCCGGGTGGCCGGCACCGGGCAGGTCGGCGCCGGGCTGGTGAACCCGCCGCGGGAGTGCTTCACCGCGGCCGTGCTGGCGCTGGCCGAGCGCGTGGGGCGATGA